GTTTCGAATGGGGTGACGTTGTGAATGAAAGAGTTGCCCAGTATAGAGATAAAATCGTCCAATACTGGAAAAATTTCAACAGAAATCAAAAGATTCTGCTGATTTCGACACTGGCCTTTATCATCATTGCGATCGTTGTGCTGACTATCCAATTTTCTAAAACCGAATATGAAGTGGCATTCCAAAATCTGGATGCTACAGACTCTGCTGCGGTTATGGAATACTTGGACGGACAAGGTATTACTTACCAACTCAGCCAAGATGGAACCAGTATTTCTGTACCTGTAGGCGACGCTGCTAGAGCAAAAGTAGCGGTTGGCTCACAAGGATTGATTCAGAACGGTACTATCGGATTCAGTGAATTTAACACCAGTTCTTCAGCAATCGGTATGACCGATAACGAGTTTAATGTGAAATACAAAAATGCCCTCAATGGCGAAGTATCCCAATTGCTTCGCAACATGAATGGCGTGCAAAACGCAAAAGTACTGATTAACCTTCCCGAAGAAAGCCTGTTCGCCACTGATGAAAATCAGGACACAGCCAGCGCTTCGGTCGTTATGCAGTTCAAGCCAGGTTTCCGTGCTTCTCAAGAAGCGATCGACGGTTACTTCAACCTGGTTCATACCGCAATACCCCACCTTCCTATCGATAACATCACGATCACTAACGGCACAGACGGAAGCGAATTAGTAGCCACAGTCAAAGGTGGCGGCTCTGGAAACCTTACCGGCGCAGTACAAGAAAACATGGCTTTACAGAAAAAATATGAAGCTGATGTTGAAAATAATGTAAGACAATTTTTGTCTCGATTGCTTGGACCGGACAAAGTAAATGTGTTAGTAACTTCCACACTCAACTTTGACCAACGTACTACCAAAGAAGATCGAGTAGAGCCTGTAGATGAAGAGAATATGCAAGGTATTCAAATCAGTGCTCAAAAGATTCAGGAATCTTATACAGGTACTTCTAGCCCAGACAGCGGTACAGCGGGTACAGGTAGCACAGATACACCGACGTATCCAGGTGGTTCTTCTTCTGGCAATACCGAATCCGAAAAATCGCAAAGTACTATCAACTATGAAGTCAACCGGATTCATAATGAGATTGCAGCTAGCCCTTATCATGTGCAGGATCTGAGTATTAATGTTTTGGTTGATCCTAGTACAACAGATGCGGCTGCTCAAACTACTCTCAATAATGAAATTAGCACAATGCTACAAAGTATTGTGAGAACATCGCTTGCTGAGAATGGCATCAACTATGCACAAAATGATCCATCGCTTATAGCAAAAGTAAATGTAATGTCTCCACAGGCATTTGCAACCAACGATACATCAGATGGTGGTTTTATCGCCAACAACTGGCAGTGGATGGCAGCTGTAGCTGCTGCACTCGCTATCGCAATTGTCGGCTTTATCATTTATCGCCGTCGCAAACAACAAAACGAACAACTGGAAGAAGATATTATGCTTCCTTCCGTTTCAGAAATGCCTTCTATTAGTTTGGAAAACTTGACCAATGACAGTCAGGTACGTAAACAGCTCGAATCGCTGGCGAAAAAGAAACCGGACGAATTTGTGAATCTGCTGCGTACATGGCTTGCTGATGAATAAGAGGTGAAAGGGTTTGGCGAAGGGAGCTACACTGAACGGACGTCAAAAAGCGGCTATCCTGCTGATTTCGCTGGGTCCTGAAGTATCTGCCCAGATTTTCAAACATTTGCGTGATGAAGAGATTGAACAATTAACTCTGGAAATTGCCAATGTTCGCAAGGTAGATAGTAACGAAAAAGACTCCGTTGTTTCCGAGTTTCATCAAATTTGTCTGGCTCAGGAGTATATCTCACAGGGCGGTATCAACTACGCCAAAGAGATTCTGGAAAAAGCGCTCGGTGAAAATAAGGCACTCGAGGTCATCAATCGCCTGACAGCAACATTGCAGGTACGACCTTTCGATTTTGCCCGTAAAGCCGATCCAAGCCAGATTTTAAACTTTATTCAGAATGAGAATCCACAAACGATTGCACTCGTTTTATCCTATTTGCAATTTGAGCAGGCGGCAGTGATCCTGTCGTCCTTGCCACAAGAAAAGCAAGCCGAGGTTGCGCGTAGAGTCGCTGTTATGGACAGCACATCGCCTGAGATTATCGCTCAGGTGGAGCGCGTACTCGAGCAAAAGCTGTCCTCTACCGTAACGCAGGACTACACCAATGCCGGCGGTATCGAATCGATCGTTCAAATCTTGAACGGTGTCGACCGCGGTACAGAACGCACGATTTTGGACTCCTTGGAAATTCAAGATCCAGAACTGGCAGAAGAAATCAAAAAGCGGATGTTCGTATTCGAAGATATTGTCAATGTCGACAACCGTTCCATTCAGCGGATTATCCGCGATGTGGAAAACGCAGATTTGCAGCTGGCACTCAAAGTGGCGAGCGAAGATGTACGCGAAGCGGTATTTTCCAATATGTCCAAACGTATGGCAGATACATTCAAAGAAGAAATGGAATTTATGGGGCCTGTGCGTCTTAAAGATGTCGAAGAAGCTCAGAGCCGTATCGTAGGCATTATCCGCAGACTTGAAGAGTCCGGCGAGATCATCATAGCCCGTGGCGGAGGAGATGATATCATTGTCTAATTTGATAAAATCATCCCAGTATATTCCGGTTGAAATTTTGAAGAAGTTGGATTTAGGCAAAGATTATTTTAAAGCGACCGATTTGGCAGGTCATGCCGATCATATCCCGCATATTATTTATGATCAGCCTAGAGTCGATGAACAGACGATTTTAATGAAAGAACAGATGCTGGCGGATGCGCGTGAATTTGCGGAACGTCAGGTGCGCGAAGCAGCCGAGGAAGCGGAGCGGTTGCTGCAAAATGCACAGGACATGATTTCTTCCTGGTGGGAAGGTCGTCGGGAACAGGATGAACATCTGGTAGAAGCCGTCAAAGCGCAAGCCTTTCAAGAAGGATTTGAAGAGGGTAGAGAACGTGCAGAGCAGGAGATGCAGCAGCGGATTCATGAAATGATGACGGAAGCGCAGCTTGTTCTGTCTCAAGCGTATGAAGCCAAAGACCAGATCATTCAGGAAGCCGAGCCGTTTCTCGTTGATCTGAGCTGCGGTATCGCTGAAAAAGTAATTGACAAGGAACTTGGCGAACAGCCAGAACTAGTTATGTCATTGATCAAGAAGACGCTAGCTCGCAAGAGAGAGCAAGGCGTCATTACCCTTTGTGTAAGTCCATCGCAGTTTGATTTTATCCATGCAGCACGCGAGGAACTGGTGTTGTCGATTGATTCTCAAGCAGAATTGCAAATTCTGCCTGATGCTACGGTACGTGATCGTGGATGTGTAATTCGATCCGCTTTTGGTAGTGTCGATGCACGGGTAGATACACAACTGACCGAACTCAAAAAAGAATTGCTGCGACTGGCGCTGCATGATGAAGAGCGGGGGAATGGAAATGCAGGATCTTAATGCAGGACGTTACCTAGACTATCTGAAACAGCTGGACCCGATCCGCATCAACGGCAAAGTAACTCAGGTTATTGGGTTGATGGTGGAGTCGGAAGGACCAGACGCAAGTATCGGCGATGTTTGCTACATTTATCCAACCAAAGGCGCCGACCCACTTCGTGCAGAGGTGGTTGGATTCCGAGATAACAAGGTATTACTCATGCCGCTTGGTGAATTGCAATCGATTGGACCTGGGTGTGACGTAGTAGGAACAGGTAAACCGCTTACTGTACAAGTTGGCTCTGAGCTGCTTGGCAAAGTGCTAGACGGCTTGGGACAACCGCTGGACGGTTCTCTGTTACCAGCTCGCATGACACATTATTCTACCTTTAATTCTCCGCCGAATCCGATGACTCGTCCGCGGGTACAGGACCCGATGAGCGTTGGTGTACGTGCGATTGATGGTTTGCTAACGATTGGTAAAGGGCAGCGTGTAGGTATCTTCGCCGGTTCCGGTGTTGGTAAAAGTACCTTGATGGGCATGATTGCCCGCAATACCGAAGCTGATGTCAACGTGATCGCTCTTATCGGCGAACGCGGACGCGAAGTACGCGACTTTATCGAGCGTGATTTAGGCCCAGAAGGGCTGCAACGCTCCATAGTCATTGTTGCAACATCTGATCAACCTGCATTGATTCGGATCAAAGGAGCATTAATTGCCACCACGATTGCCGAATATTTCCGTGATCGCGGTATGAACGTTATGTTTATGATGGACTCGGTCACGCGCTATGCGATGGCACAACGCGAAGTAGGACTGGCAGTCGGCGAACCACCAGCAATGAGAGGATATACGCCTTCTGTATTTGCTGGACTACCTAAACTGCTGGAGCGTGCCGGAACGGGGCCTAACGGTTCCATTACCGCCTTTTATACCGTACTGGTAGATGGGGATGATATGAACGAACCGATTGCCGATGCGGTCCGCGGGATACTTGATGGTCATATTGTACTGAATCGCTCGATTGCAAACAAAGGACAATTTCCAGCCATTGATGTACTCGCAAGCATTAGCCGCGTAATGAAAGATATCGTCAGTGAAGATCAGAATGATGCAGCTAACAATATGAAGCGCTTAATGTCTGTTTACAAGGAATCCGAGGATCTTATTAACATCGGTGCTTATCAGCAGGGTTCCAGTCCAGATATCGATGAAGCGATTTCTCGTATCCGAGATGTATGGAATTTTACAAGACAAAAAGTACACGAAAAGACAACGTTGCCTGAAGCGCAGGAGCAGATGATTTCCGAATTTGTGAGGAGCTGATAGATCATGAATTTCCGATATAACTTCCAAAAAGTTGTCGATATCAAATCAAGTGCAAAAAACCAAGCAGAGTGGATGCTATCCACTGCACTAGGTGAACTGCAAACCGAAGAGCAATCTCTTCAGCAATTACTGGAAGATCAGAACCGCACGTTGGAAGCCATCAATCAGGCGATTGAGCAATGTGCGCCTATCTCCGAACTTCAGGATATGCAGCGTTATGTCGTGTATTTGGATAAGGCTATTGCTGGCAAAATTAATGATGTACACAAAGCTCAGTTAAATGTAGATCACAAAAAGCTTCATTTAACAGAGAAAATGGTCGATGAAAAAGTATGGCTGCAAGCGAAAGACAAAGCGAAAGCCAAATTTACACAAGAGCAGATGCTTCGTGAGCAAAACGAGCTGGACGAAATGGCGACCGTACGGTACGCAATGCAGTCCAGATAATCCATTCATCTTGTATACAGCGAATCTTATACATCGCTGTAGATGGAAAATGGGTGCTTGACGGATATAACGAAGCCAGGCAGCTCAAGGAGGTTTACCGTGGCGAAGAAAACACTGGATATGGAAGTGGAGAAGGAAGGCGGCGGTCTTGGACGGTTCCTATTTATTGCCACTCCCATTCTGTTTACCCTTGTACTGGTAGGCGCAATCATCATGCTGTTCAATGTAGATTTGCGCAACAGCATGTTCAGTACACTTGATAAAATTCCGATAGTGAAAAATTGGATTCCTTCTGCCGATAATAGTAGTACGACAGCAGCTTCCAATCAAAATGAAAGTAACTCGGCTACAGTCGATCAATTGAAAAAAGATCTGGCAGCTTCACAGAAAACACAAAGCGATCAGGCACAGCAAATTAAAGACCTGCAAGCCAAGCTTTCTGACTCATCGACTTCTGCTGCCAATGGAACCGGTACTGGGACTACTACAAGTGGTACGACAGGAACCAGTGGCACAACGGGCACGACCAATAGTTCTGGAACGACAGGGACAACGAATAGTGGTTCATCTGGATCGACTGTACAGACTGAGCAGGATAAGCAATTGAAAAATCTTGCGAATGTGTATGCAGATATGAGTTCGTCCAAAGCAGCTTCTATTATGCAAAATATGACGACGGACGAACAGGTACTCATTTTTAGCAAAATGAATTCTGAAGCCCAAGCGGGTATTTTGCAAAAGATGGATGCGAAAGTCGCTGCGGAAACTTCGTTGGCACTAAAAAATGCAACGGCGGCTAGTCTAGCAGCTATGCAGGTTGCAACCGCTACACCAGCCAAACAGACTACACCAAGCACGAGTATGAGCGTATCGGATATGGCTCAAACCTTTACCACCATGCCGGCAAGCAGTGCAGCGTCCTTACTATTGCAAACTGCTAAGGTTAGTCAAAACAAAGTCCTGCAAGTATTGAACACGATGGACGATACAACCCGCGCAAGCGTCCTGTCGGCAATGTCGACATCAGACCCTGCGACTACCGCCCAGATTGTCAACCGACTACTGGCGAATTAATTTGATGAGGTGATCGGAATCATTTCCTATTCTTATCATTATGCGCTACTAGGGAACTCTTTCTCATTCATTTTTCATGCCAGGGAGGTGATAATAAATGAGTATGATACTACAAAACCTAAACACATCATCCACATCGACACCCGCCGCTAAAGTCTCGGGTAATGCTGGAACAACCGGCACCGGTTTTAACCAGACATTATCATACGCTATGAATGCTACAGGTGGTACGGCAACAGCCGCAACCGCAGGTAATGCAGCAGCGGCAACAGCATCCGCATCTGGCGGTCAATCGCTTTCCGGTTTGATGGGCAGTGCAGCTTCTTTATTGGAAATGCTGCAAGCACTGATTTCTGGTGATCAGCAGGTAGATGATCAACAAGGCGATGGCAAAAGCGTTCAGAAAGTGGACAAGCTGATGGACGATCTGCTCAAAAAGCTTCAGGAAATGGATTCTTCCATTATGAATGATCCGGCACTGATGCAATCATTGCAAGCTTGGCTTGTACAGGTTCAACAGGTACTGAATGGCGGTTCTGCAGAGCAGGGTACGACAACTACAGATGCTGATGGACAAGGAAACCAGCCAACGGCTCAATCCGTTGCAGCTGCTTTACCGGCACTGGCACAGCAAGCAGACACGATTCGATTCGCAGTAGCAGATGCTGTATCCCAGATTGTAGATAAGCTGCAAGGCGTGCAAAACGGTACGCAACAGGCTGATCCCAAACTGGAACAACTGCTGAACAATCTGCAAAACGTTTTGCAACAGGCAGGTAACAGCTCCTCCACATCTTCCGATAGTGGACAGAGCAATCAGCAAAATCAAGCCCCTGTCCAAATCGTAGTAAAGAATGAAACCAAAGCAGCAGAGGCAACAGCAACCGTTGCAGCGGCACAGGAAACAGCTGAGCCTGAAGTAGCGAATGCAACGCCAACTAATCAGCAACAACAACCGGTCATCGTAACCGCTGGTCAACTGGCGATGCGTGCCGAGGCTACACCGCTGACGAGTACACAGACACCAGCAGCAAGCGTCAATGTGAATGCTTTCCCAGAAGAAATGAGCAAGTTCATCGTCAGCAAAATGGATATTCATCAGCTGAATGGAGTGTCTGAAGCACGCATCATCATGAACCCTGAAAACTTAGGTCAAGTCGATGTGAAAATCAGCATTCAAGATGGACAGGTTATGGCACAATTTATCACGGAGAAACACGGCGCCAAAGATGCGTTAGAACAGCAAATGGCACAATTGCGTACTGCTCTTCAATCTCAGGGGCTTCAGGTCGATAAATTAGAAGTAGCACAAAGTTCCTCGCTCTTCTCCGATATGTATAACGGTGGACAAGGCTTCCAATCGAATGCAGGTCAACAGCAATCTGGTCGACGCTCCAAGTCAAAAGATGAGCAATCAGATGATGCGATGCTGACAGCTGAAATCAGCAATGAACTAAAAGAATGGCGTGGAGAGCAACAAGCTTCTAGTACGACTGCCGGCGTAGCAAGTATGCTGAACTACGGTAGCACGTATGTAGCAAAAGCGTAAAATTGGATGGAGGTGAAATCATTTGGCAGATTTAGTTTCCACATCGGCAACATGGCCCAACTATTCTACAAGTAATGTAAAAACAGCCGCTTCAACGTCCAAAAAGGAACTTGGTAAAGAACAGTTTCTGTCGATCCTCGTTGCCCAGCTAAAAAACCAAGATCCATTGTCTCCTATGGATAATGCACAGTTCGTTGCTCAGATGGCACAATTCTCGTCTCTGGAACAGCTGATGACTATTAACCAAAAATTGGATACCGCACAAACATCCACAGATACTTCGCTTGGCGGTGCTTCCGAATTGATCGGCAAGAAGATCACTTGGCTGAATGAGAGTACAGACAGTACAACAGGCGCTACAAGCTCTTCGTACGAATCTGGTGCTGTAGACTCGATCATTCTCAAAAACAAAGTGCTGTATGCACAAGTAGGCGAGAATGCGATCCCACTTTCACTCATTACCAAAGTTGAATCGAACTCGGCGGCAACAACTCCAGCGACATCGACAGCAACAACCGATACGGCTGCAACAAGTACTGCAACGTCTACAACACCATCTAGTACAGCAACCGCAACGGATACAACATCAACAGGTACGACAACAACAGGTTCCACAAGTACCCCGTCGACAGACACTACATCATCCGGTACAACTACGAATGATACAACAGGAAGTACGTCGACTGGTGATACAACAAGCAATGATGCTACAACTGGCTCTACTACGGCGAACACAACAACTGACAGTGCATCGACATCAAATACTAGCACTACAACGCCAGCAGCCAACAGTAGTACAGATAGCACAACGGCGGATAGCAGTTCTTCGGAAAGTAATACAGATGCTGCTGCATCACCATCGAGTGCGGAGACGGCGTCATGAATGGCCCCATCCAAGTAGGTCAGTTATACCCGTCCAAGCTCAACTCAGGCTTGCTGGGGCGGCCTAACAACACCGCTTCGGCGACACAGAATAAAGAGTTTCAAAATATTCTGGATCAGAATCTGCTGAAATTTAGCAATCATGCGTCCAAACGATTGGAACAACGAGGAATTGAATTTAGTACCGAGCAGATGAAAAGTCTCAATCAGGCGATTGATAAGGCTGCTGCTAAAGGCTCCAAAGATTCATTGATTTTGATGCAAAACAATGTCGCTTTGATCGTCAACGTACCCAATAGGACCGTAGTCACCGCCATGGATGGCAACTCAATGAAAGATAATGTTTTCACACAAATCGATAGTGCTGTGATTTTATAAGCTACTGGCTGGACCTTAATCGGAAAGCCAGCGAACTGCCGACCGACTGAAGCGGTTCACATTACACTACACATCCATTAGGAGGAAATTAAATGTTAAGATCCATGTATTCTGGTGTCTCGGGTATGAAAGGCTTTCAAACAAAATTGGACGTTATTGGTAACAACATCGCCAACGTCAATACAACGGGCTTCAAAAGCTCCCGTGTTATGTTCCAAGATATTTTGAGCCAAACGACTAAAGGCGTAACAGCTCCAGTAGAAGGAACAAGCGGCGGTGTCAACGCACAACAAGTTGGTCTGGGTACAACGGTATCCTCGATCGACACTCTGCATCTGGCAGGTAGTGCGCAAACGACCAACAACCCGACAGACCTGCGGATCGATGGTGACGGCTTCTTCGCTATCAAATTGTCTGAGGATCAAGAAACACCTTACCTGACTCGTGCTGGTGACTTCCACGTGGATGCTAGCCGTCAACTCGTTACTTCCGATGGTGCGTTTGTTGTCGATAGTGGCGGTGCGCCGATCCAAATTAGTGAAGATGCAGTATCGTTCAGCATTCAGCAAAACGGTACACTGCTGTACACACTGGCTGATGGTACAACCGAAGAAGGACCACAGCTGGGTATCGCTAAAGTAACAAACCCAGAAGGTTTGGAGAAAATCGGTGGCAGCTTGTATCGCGTAACACCGAATGCGATCACCGACGGTACAGTCGAACTGACAACAGGTAACAATGCTGAGACAGGTACAGGAGCGATCGTAGCTGGTCAGTTGGAAATGTCCAACGTTGACCTGACAAGCGAGTTTACAGAGATGATCACTGCACAACGTGGTTTCCAAGCGAACTCCCGTATCATCACAACATCCGATGAAATTCTGCAAGAAGTTGTCAACCTGAAACGATAAGGCACATTGAAATAGAGGGAGATTGTATTCTTCTCCCTCTGTTTCTGCAGTATAGACAGATATTCAAGGAGGGGTATTATGATCCCGGTCACGCGGCTCAACGGTTCTCCCATGTGGCTTAACGCCCTGCTGATAGAGATGGTGGAGGAAACACCGGACACTTATATTACCTTAACGACAGGCAAACGTATGATAGTGCTTGAAAAGGCAGAGCAAGTTACTCACCTAATCACTGAATACAACAAAAGTATAGGCACTCTTACGGGAACGATTAAGGTGCAGCAGATGGAGGAATTGGAATGAAAAAGTTATTGCCCTGGATTGTCAGCGGGGTACTCGCAGTAGGTCTCATCGGTGTTGTCGCGTATTTCCTGCTTGGCAATGTGCTAGGTAACAAGCAACCGATGACTGCAGCTGAAGCCGCGGCGGCCGAAAAAGCAAAAATCGCAAGCATGAGCGCTTCTGAAATTGCAGAAGTATCTTCGGATGTGACAGATCTGACAACCAATCTGGCAGATCCAAACTATGTTGTGAAAATCAGCTTCTCCTTCCAAATGGAAGACAAAGATGCCAAAGCCAACTTTGATCTGATTAAAGATCTCAAAGTGAAGCCGATTCTGGTCCGTGTACTGGCGGATACCGAACCTGCTGATCTGGGCAGCGCAGCAGGCATTCAGAAGCTGGATGACAAAATCCTGAAGCTGGTGAACAGCTCTTTGCCTGAAGATGGCGGTAAAGTAGTCGACGTAGAAGTTTCCGATAAGATTGTAAGTGGTATTTAAAGGAAGAAGAACCAATTCCGCATTTCCAAAGCCAAGCGCCGGGTTACTCCGGCGATCAGCGGAGCTGCAAACCAAACCTTTTAAATCGTAGGGGGGTGAGATTATGGTAGATGTATTATCCCAGGGGGAAATTGATGCCCTTCTGGCGGCACTATCCTCCGGCGAAATGGATGCGGAAGAACTCAAAAAAGAAGAGAGCGAAAGGAAAGTCCGGGTATATGATTTTAAACGGGCTGTTCGTTTTTCCAAGGATCATATTCGCAGTTTGACCCGGATTCATGAAAACTTCGCTCGTTATCTGACGACTTACTTTTCCGCTCAGCTTCGTACCTTTGTACAGATTAGCGTCGTGCAGGTGGAACAGCTTCCTTATGATGAATTCATACGTTCCATTCCGAAAATGACCATCCTGAATATCTTTGAGGCCGAACCGCTTGAAGGTCGGATGGTATTGGAGGTTCACCCGAATATCGCTTTCGCTATGCTGGATCGCATGCTGGGAGGTACCGGAACGGCGCCTGCCAAGATCAACGCCTTGACGGAAATTGAAACAACCATCATTGAGCGCATGTTCAGTCGGACCTTTGAAAGTCTTCAAGAAGCGTGGAAAACAGTCATTGATCTGTCGCCACGTATGGAAGCACTGGAAACCAATCCGCAGTTCATGTCGCTAGTGTCTCCAAACGAAACGATTGCCCTGATCTCGCTCAGCACAAAAATTGGTGATACGACTGGTATGATCAACCTTTGTATCCCACATGTTGTTATTGAGCCGATTATGAGTAAATTGTCTGCTAACCACCTCTTTTTCTCACAGAAAAAAGAGCCAGCGGTTGAAGAAGTGCAGGCACTCAAAGAGCGCGTTCATCGCGCTCAATTGCCCGTTATTGCCGAGTTGGGCGAATCGCGCCTGTCTATTCAGGAGTTTCTCAGCCTGACCGTGGGCGATGTGATTTCATTGAATAAACCGGTACAAGAGGCGCTCTCGATCAAAGTGGGCAACCAACTGAAATTTATTGGAAGTCCCGGAACGGTCAAGGACCGGGTAGCGATCCAGATTAACGAAATCGTCAGTGAAGGAGTGGAAGATCTTGACGAGTAAAGATTATTTGTCACAGGAAGAAATTGATGCTTTGCTCAGACAGTCGTCAGGTGATGACGACAGCGCAGCAGCGGCGCCATCCGGCCAGACGGTCGACGATTTCCTGACTCCGCTGGAGCAGGATGCTCTCGGCGAAATCGGTAACATTACCTTTGGTAGCGCGGCTACTGCCTTGTCTACCCTGCTCGGGCAAAAAGTGGACATCACCACTCCGCGTGTAGGCATCATTACACGCCCGGAATTTGAAAATGAATTTCCAAAACCGCATGTGGCGGTACACGTCGAATACGTCGACGGGTTCCAAGGCATCAACTCCTTGGTGATCCAAACACGCGATGCACAGATCATTGCTGATC
The DNA window shown above is from Paenibacillus sp. JQZ6Y-1 and carries:
- the fliF gene encoding flagellar basal-body MS-ring/collar protein FliF gives rise to the protein MNERVAQYRDKIVQYWKNFNRNQKILLISTLAFIIIAIVVLTIQFSKTEYEVAFQNLDATDSAAVMEYLDGQGITYQLSQDGTSISVPVGDAARAKVAVGSQGLIQNGTIGFSEFNTSSSAIGMTDNEFNVKYKNALNGEVSQLLRNMNGVQNAKVLINLPEESLFATDENQDTASASVVMQFKPGFRASQEAIDGYFNLVHTAIPHLPIDNITITNGTDGSELVATVKGGGSGNLTGAVQENMALQKKYEADVENNVRQFLSRLLGPDKVNVLVTSTLNFDQRTTKEDRVEPVDEENMQGIQISAQKIQESYTGTSSPDSGTAGTGSTDTPTYPGGSSSGNTESEKSQSTINYEVNRIHNEIAASPYHVQDLSINVLVDPSTTDAAAQTTLNNEISTMLQSIVRTSLAENGINYAQNDPSLIAKVNVMSPQAFATNDTSDGGFIANNWQWMAAVAAALAIAIVGFIIYRRRKQQNEQLEEDIMLPSVSEMPSISLENLTNDSQVRKQLESLAKKKPDEFVNLLRTWLADE
- the fliG gene encoding flagellar motor switch protein FliG, which encodes MAKGATLNGRQKAAILLISLGPEVSAQIFKHLRDEEIEQLTLEIANVRKVDSNEKDSVVSEFHQICLAQEYISQGGINYAKEILEKALGENKALEVINRLTATLQVRPFDFARKADPSQILNFIQNENPQTIALVLSYLQFEQAAVILSSLPQEKQAEVARRVAVMDSTSPEIIAQVERVLEQKLSSTVTQDYTNAGGIESIVQILNGVDRGTERTILDSLEIQDPELAEEIKKRMFVFEDIVNVDNRSIQRIIRDVENADLQLALKVASEDVREAVFSNMSKRMADTFKEEMEFMGPVRLKDVEEAQSRIVGIIRRLEESGEIIIARGGGDDIIV
- a CDS encoding FliH/SctL family protein; translated protein: MSNLIKSSQYIPVEILKKLDLGKDYFKATDLAGHADHIPHIIYDQPRVDEQTILMKEQMLADAREFAERQVREAAEEAERLLQNAQDMISSWWEGRREQDEHLVEAVKAQAFQEGFEEGRERAEQEMQQRIHEMMTEAQLVLSQAYEAKDQIIQEAEPFLVDLSCGIAEKVIDKELGEQPELVMSLIKKTLARKREQGVITLCVSPSQFDFIHAAREELVLSIDSQAELQILPDATVRDRGCVIRSAFGSVDARVDTQLTELKKELLRLALHDEERGNGNAGS
- the fliI gene encoding flagellar protein export ATPase FliI — its product is MQDLNAGRYLDYLKQLDPIRINGKVTQVIGLMVESEGPDASIGDVCYIYPTKGADPLRAEVVGFRDNKVLLMPLGELQSIGPGCDVVGTGKPLTVQVGSELLGKVLDGLGQPLDGSLLPARMTHYSTFNSPPNPMTRPRVQDPMSVGVRAIDGLLTIGKGQRVGIFAGSGVGKSTLMGMIARNTEADVNVIALIGERGREVRDFIERDLGPEGLQRSIVIVATSDQPALIRIKGALIATTIAEYFRDRGMNVMFMMDSVTRYAMAQREVGLAVGEPPAMRGYTPSVFAGLPKLLERAGTGPNGSITAFYTVLVDGDDMNEPIADAVRGILDGHIVLNRSIANKGQFPAIDVLASISRVMKDIVSEDQNDAANNMKRLMSVYKESEDLINIGAYQQGSSPDIDEAISRIRDVWNFTRQKVHEKTTLPEAQEQMISEFVRS
- the fliJ gene encoding flagellar export protein FliJ; its protein translation is MNFRYNFQKVVDIKSSAKNQAEWMLSTALGELQTEEQSLQQLLEDQNRTLEAINQAIEQCAPISELQDMQRYVVYLDKAIAGKINDVHKAQLNVDHKKLHLTEKMVDEKVWLQAKDKAKAKFTQEQMLREQNELDEMATVRYAMQSR
- a CDS encoding magnesium transporter MgtE N-terminal domain-containing protein, which produces MAKKTLDMEVEKEGGGLGRFLFIATPILFTLVLVGAIIMLFNVDLRNSMFSTLDKIPIVKNWIPSADNSSTTAASNQNESNSATVDQLKKDLAASQKTQSDQAQQIKDLQAKLSDSSTSAANGTGTGTTTSGTTGTSGTTGTTNSSGTTGTTNSGSSGSTVQTEQDKQLKNLANVYADMSSSKAASIMQNMTTDEQVLIFSKMNSEAQAGILQKMDAKVAAETSLALKNATAASLAAMQVATATPAKQTTPSTSMSVSDMAQTFTTMPASSAASLLLQTAKVSQNKVLQVLNTMDDTTRASVLSAMSTSDPATTAQIVNRLLAN
- a CDS encoding flagellar hook-length control protein FliK — translated: MSMILQNLNTSSTSTPAAKVSGNAGTTGTGFNQTLSYAMNATGGTATAATAGNAAAATASASGGQSLSGLMGSAASLLEMLQALISGDQQVDDQQGDGKSVQKVDKLMDDLLKKLQEMDSSIMNDPALMQSLQAWLVQVQQVLNGGSAEQGTTTTDADGQGNQPTAQSVAAALPALAQQADTIRFAVADAVSQIVDKLQGVQNGTQQADPKLEQLLNNLQNVLQQAGNSSSTSSDSGQSNQQNQAPVQIVVKNETKAAEATATVAAAQETAEPEVANATPTNQQQQPVIVTAGQLAMRAEATPLTSTQTPAASVNVNAFPEEMSKFIVSKMDIHQLNGVSEARIIMNPENLGQVDVKISIQDGQVMAQFITEKHGAKDALEQQMAQLRTALQSQGLQVDKLEVAQSSSLFSDMYNGGQGFQSNAGQQQSGRRSKSKDEQSDDAMLTAEISNELKEWRGEQQASSTTAGVASMLNYGSTYVAKA
- a CDS encoding flagellar hook assembly protein FlgD, with the translated sequence MADLVSTSATWPNYSTSNVKTAASTSKKELGKEQFLSILVAQLKNQDPLSPMDNAQFVAQMAQFSSLEQLMTINQKLDTAQTSTDTSLGGASELIGKKITWLNESTDSTTGATSSSYESGAVDSIILKNKVLYAQVGENAIPLSLITKVESNSAATTPATSTATTDTAATSTATSTTPSSTATATDTTSTGTTTTGSTSTPSTDTTSSGTTTNDTTGSTSTGDTTSNDATTGSTTANTTTDSASTSNTSTTTPAANSSTDSTTADSSSSESNTDAAASPSSAETAS
- a CDS encoding TIGR02530 family flagellar biosynthesis protein; the protein is MNGPIQVGQLYPSKLNSGLLGRPNNTASATQNKEFQNILDQNLLKFSNHASKRLEQRGIEFSTEQMKSLNQAIDKAAAKGSKDSLILMQNNVALIVNVPNRTVVTAMDGNSMKDNVFTQIDSAVIL